Proteins from one Candidatus Dormiibacterota bacterium genomic window:
- a CDS encoding amidohydrolase family protein has product MAAVTPLLVRAKTIITCDDAARQGGVTFEGLGRIDDAAMLIEGERVVAVGARADIERLVRRRDVRELDLRAHTIVPGFVDAHAHPLFAGNREPDFVARQHGERAPLGMLYTVEQTRDALLEPQRFYAETVAPRLRTILAHGTTTLETKTGYALHKPGEAALLDLIAAHRADADVPRLVATFLGAHALPPEFTREEAFIDYLIDQVIPTAAAHGAAYADAFCEPGFFSPAQTRRYLEAARAAGMRLRVHCDEMEYGHAARMAIELGVDAVDHCNYIEPDDVRAIAESEI; this is encoded by the coding sequence TTGGCGGCTGTAACCCCGCTGCTCGTTCGAGCAAAAACGATCATTACGTGCGATGACGCCGCCCGGCAGGGCGGCGTCACGTTCGAAGGCCTCGGTCGCATCGACGACGCGGCCATGCTGATCGAGGGCGAACGAGTCGTCGCCGTCGGCGCGCGGGCCGACATCGAACGCTTGGTGCGACGGCGCGACGTGCGCGAATTGGATCTGCGCGCGCATACGATCGTTCCGGGGTTTGTCGACGCGCATGCGCACCCGCTTTTTGCCGGCAATCGCGAGCCGGATTTTGTCGCGCGACAGCACGGGGAGCGCGCTCCGCTCGGCATGCTCTACACCGTCGAGCAGACGCGCGATGCGTTGCTCGAGCCGCAGCGGTTCTACGCCGAGACGGTCGCGCCGCGGTTGCGAACGATCCTGGCGCACGGGACCACGACGCTCGAAACCAAGACGGGTTACGCGCTGCACAAGCCCGGCGAAGCGGCGCTCTTGGACCTGATCGCGGCCCATCGCGCCGACGCCGACGTGCCGCGACTCGTTGCCACCTTTTTGGGCGCGCATGCGTTGCCGCCCGAGTTTACGCGCGAGGAGGCCTTCATCGATTATTTGATCGATCAGGTGATTCCGACGGCCGCGGCCCATGGCGCCGCATACGCCGATGCGTTCTGCGAACCCGGATTTTTCTCGCCGGCGCAGACGCGTCGCTATCTCGAAGCGGCGCGCGCCGCGGGTATGCGGCTCCGCGTACACTGCGACGAAATGGAGTACGGCCACGCGGCACGGATGGCGATCGAGCTTGGCGTCGACGCGGTCGATCATTGCAATTATATCGAACCCGACGACGTGCGCGCGATCGCGGAGAGCGAGATC
- the hutU gene encoding urocanate hydratase, translating to MTTTASGPRIVRAARGTELTCLGWPQEAALRMLMNNLDPEVAERPDDLVVYGGNGRAARSWAAFDAIVRTLRRLKNDETMVVQSGKPVAVWKTHARAPRVLIANSNLVPKWADWKVFRELEAQGLTMYGQMTAGSWIYIGTQGIVQGTYETFAELARQHYGGSLKGRVCLTAGVGGMGGAQPLAITMNEGVALVIDVDRARLERRRELRYLDCVVDSRDAALREVARAKAAGEAISIGYEGNAADEFATLFEMGFRPDAVTDQTSAHDMVNGYVPAGLSLDEAATLRASDPDEYERRGYLSAAKHVEAMVRFQDAGAIVFDYGNNIRAAAERGGFARAFAFPGFVPAFIRPLFCRGSGPFRFAALSGDPADIDRLDRELLRLFPEDASLARWLRLARERIAYQGLPARICWLGYGDRAKAGLAFNELVRTGEVKAPIVIGRDHLDTGSVASPYRETEAMKDGSDAISDWPLLNALLNTAAGAHWVSLHHGGGVGIGYSQHAGMVVVADGTQDARERLEAVLTTDCGMGVVRHADAGYEIAIETADEAGIDWRL from the coding sequence CGATCCGGAAGTGGCCGAGCGCCCCGACGACTTGGTCGTGTACGGCGGCAACGGACGGGCGGCCCGCTCGTGGGCGGCGTTCGACGCGATCGTACGGACGCTGCGCCGCCTAAAAAATGACGAAACGATGGTCGTGCAGAGCGGCAAGCCGGTGGCGGTGTGGAAGACGCACGCGCGCGCGCCGCGCGTGCTGATCGCCAATTCCAATCTCGTTCCGAAGTGGGCCGATTGGAAAGTCTTCCGCGAGTTGGAAGCGCAAGGGCTCACGATGTACGGGCAAATGACGGCCGGTTCGTGGATTTACATCGGCACGCAAGGGATCGTGCAAGGCACCTACGAGACGTTTGCCGAGTTGGCGCGCCAGCACTACGGCGGGAGCCTCAAGGGCCGCGTCTGCCTGACGGCCGGCGTCGGCGGCATGGGCGGCGCGCAGCCGCTCGCGATCACGATGAACGAAGGCGTAGCGCTCGTTATCGACGTCGACCGCGCGCGATTGGAACGGCGCCGCGAATTGCGTTACCTCGACTGCGTGGTGGACTCACGCGATGCCGCGCTGCGAGAGGTCGCGCGTGCGAAAGCGGCCGGCGAAGCCATTTCGATCGGCTACGAAGGGAACGCGGCCGACGAATTTGCGACATTGTTCGAGATGGGTTTTCGCCCCGATGCGGTCACCGATCAAACCTCCGCGCACGATATGGTGAACGGGTACGTTCCGGCCGGTCTCTCGCTCGACGAGGCTGCCACGTTGCGCGCGAGCGATCCCGATGAGTACGAGCGCCGCGGATACCTGAGCGCGGCCAAGCACGTCGAAGCGATGGTTCGGTTTCAGGATGCCGGTGCGATCGTGTTCGATTACGGCAATAACATTCGCGCCGCCGCGGAGCGCGGCGGTTTCGCGCGAGCATTTGCGTTTCCCGGATTCGTCCCGGCCTTCATCCGGCCGCTGTTCTGCAGGGGGTCGGGGCCGTTCCGCTTTGCGGCGCTCTCGGGCGATCCGGCGGACATCGATCGCTTGGATCGCGAATTGCTGCGGCTCTTTCCGGAGGATGCCTCGCTTGCGCGCTGGTTGCGGCTCGCGCGCGAACGGATCGCATATCAGGGCCTGCCGGCGCGCATTTGCTGGCTTGGATACGGAGACCGCGCGAAAGCCGGCCTCGCGTTTAACGAATTGGTGCGCACGGGCGAGGTGAAGGCGCCGATCGTCATCGGGCGCGACCATCTGGATACGGGTAGCGTCGCTTCACCCTATCGCGAGACCGAAGCGATGAAGGACGGCTCCGATGCGATTTCGGATTGGCCGCTGCTCAACGCGCTGCTCAACACCGCGGCGGGCGCTCACTGGGTGAGCCTGCACCACGGCGGCGGGGTGGGCATCGGGTATTCGCAACACGCGGGTATGGTGGTGGTGGCGGACGGCACGCAGGACGCCCGCGAACGATTGGAAGCGGTGCTGACGACGGATTGCGGGATGGGCGTCGTGCGTCACGCCGACGCGGGATACGAAATCGCGATCGAGACTGCCGACGAGGCGGGCATCGATTGGCGGCTGTAA